In the Mytilus galloprovincialis chromosome 10, xbMytGall1.hap1.1, whole genome shotgun sequence genome, one interval contains:
- the LOC143049491 gene encoding uncharacterized protein LOC143049491 yields the protein MNASTPAGTSEQHSRASGSITTTHNRISKVIEPDLSEISCSDTEGGHKYIESGMSGLEDVNNNSFINPFDIRIDMIDIFQNDDDSEQTSDEDYEPSFNITLRPSTVDNSEEQEIEEDDTIEDDKSEEAAIEMGPGVKRLTIENIDNFITEQPLLVYRDCLLMLANTHTVQLCTMSDCKSLVDLKTETIGSAFYITWVCKEDHILNKWCSQPLLNRRMHCGDLMLTSATVLSGNNFQKIELFCKILGLPIVSSSTFHKMQRSYIVPSIDKFWQKHLDDIYTEFQGKEVAVLGDGRMDSPGHCAQYCTYTFMDMETKRILCIITMDKRMIEVKSTSLEKGCFEKGLKIMTDAWLNIKEVVIDAHPQIGALMSKFMINALYFQMSQEKGKKNKPLLEWTREIINHYWHCASVSKSLGEFKCTWFGILHHVVNEHNWILSYDDTFHNNKCNHGPLPEEREKSYMEKGSDAHKALRSIVMDARLIKNIPYYLNCRSTSDLESFQNLILAYTSKRHAYTPPVYQVRNRLAALDHNIHVGRPSLTKDDGTPRWRRGFNKKSSRWSVQEIKEKKRYPHLSDVIHSILTARLNDEVGMNRNVVLEAYDPRRIKRNIAPIPPPPTQQIALEQKARSNKEDPDKTIDYMYSPLNN from the exons ATGAATGCCTCTACTCCAGCTGGAACATCAGAGCAGCACAGTCGTGCTTCAGGAAGTATAACAACTACTCACAATAGGATATCAAAAGTAATAGAGCCAGATTTATCAGAGATCTCCTGTTCAGACACAGAAGGAGGTCATAAGTACAT AGAGTCTGGAATGTCTGGATTGGAAGATGTGAACAACAACAGCTTTATAAATCCTTTTGA tatcagaattgacatgattgatatttttcaaaatgatgatGACTCTGAACAGACATCCGATGAAGACTATGAACCTAGTTTCAACATAACACTAAG aCCAAGTACAGTTGATAATTCGGAGGAACAAGAAATTGAAGAAGATGACACAATTGAAGACGACAAATCAGAAGAGGCCGCTATAGAAATGGGTCCAGGAGTGAAGAGattaacaattgaaaatattgacAACTTTATTACAGAACAACCACTGTTGGTTTACAGAGATTGCCTGTTGATGCTAGCAAACACACATACAGTACAGTTGTGTACAATGTCTGATTGTAAAAGTCTGGTTGATTTAAAGACAGAAACTATTGGATCTGCATTTTACATAACATGG GTGTGCAAAGAAGATCATATACTAAATAAGTGGTGTTCTCAACCACTCTTAAATAGAAGAATGCATTGTGGAGATTTAATGTTAACCTCTGCAACAGTTTTGTCAGGAAACAATTTccaaaaaattgaattgttttgcaAAATACTGGGCCTTCCTATAGTGAGTTCTTCCACATTTCATAAAATGCAGAGATCATACATTGTACCATCAATTGACAAGTTTTGGCAGAAGCATCTTGATGATATTTATACAGAGTTTCAAGGAAAAGAAGTTGCAGTACTGG GGGATGGTAGGATGGATAGCCCAGGTCATTGTGCACAATACTGCACTTACACGTTTATGGATATGGAAACAAAGAGGATATTATGTATTATAACTATGGACAAAAGGATGATTGAGGTCAAAAGTACTAGTCTGGAGAAAGGCTGTTTTGAAAAAGGTTTGAAGATAATGACAGATGCTTGGTTGAATATTAAAGAAGTTGTAATTGATGCACACCCACAGATTGGAGCATTGATGAGCAA ATTTATGATTAATGCTTTATACTTTCAGATGTCTCAGGAAAAAGGGAAGAAAAACAAACCATTATTAGAGTGGACAAGAGAAATTATAAATCATTATTGGCATTGTGCATCTGTTAGTAAAAGCCTTGGTGAATTTAAG tgcACTTGGTTTGGAATTTTACACCATGTGGTAAATGAGCACAACTGGATATTGTCCTATGATGACACATTTCACAACAACAAATGCAACCATGGACCATTGCCTGAAGAAAGGGAAAAATCATATATGGAAAAAGGATCAGATGCTCATAAAGCCTTACGAAGCATTGTTATGGATGCCAGGCTCATTAAAAACATACCTTACTATTTGAATTGCAG GAGCACCTCAGATTTGGAATCATTCCAAAACCTTATTTTAGCTTATACTTCAAAAAGACATGCATATACTCCACCTGTGTACCAAGTTAGAAATCGGTTAGCTGCTTTGGATCATAACATCCATGTTGGTAGACCTTCTCTTACAAAAGATGATGGAACTCCAAG ATGGAGGAGAGGTTTCAACAAGAAATCTTCAAGATGGTCTGTTCAGGAGATAAAAGAGAAGAAAAGATATCCACATCTTTCGGATGTTATTCACAGTATTTTAACTGCACGCTTGAATGATGAAGTTGGGATGAACAGGAATGTTGTGTTGGAGGCTTATGATCCTAGAAGAATTAAGAGGAACATTGCTCCAATTCCTCCACCTCCAACACAACAAATTGCCCTTGAACAAAAAGCAAGGTCGAACAAAGAAGACCCTGACAAAACTATTGACTATATGTACAGTCCTTTGaataattaa